Proteins co-encoded in one Capsicum annuum cultivar UCD-10X-F1 chromosome 9, UCD10Xv1.1, whole genome shotgun sequence genomic window:
- the LOC107842152 gene encoding uncharacterized protein LOC107842152, with protein sequence MCRSINEVRRHIFQGEKLKVEINLETKAEKVTVIKVANKRSKKRKGESSISEKESAIKKHKSNGGDNYEKIEVEKFLKDAQDNLTNMDETQRQGTMFLNSGADQVEA encoded by the exons ATGTGTCGATCTATTAATGAAGTGAGAAGACATATTTTCCAAGGTGAAAAACTGAAGGTAGAAATTAATCTAGAGACAAAAGCAGAAAAAGTGACTGTG ATTAAGGTTGCAAACAAGAGatccaagaaaagaaaaggagaatcTTCAATCTCGGAGAAGGAATCTGCTATAAAGAAACACAAAAGCAATGGAGGcgacaattatgaaaaaatagaggTTGAAAAATTTCTCAAAGATGCACAGGACAACCTGACGAACATGGATGAAACACAAAGACAAG GGACAATGTTCTTAAATAGTGGGGCTGATCAAGTAGAAGCTTGA